One window from the genome of Candidatus Didemnitutus sp. encodes:
- a CDS encoding TetR/AcrR family transcriptional regulator, which produces MKNRATTTRRASPDREKRRQEILRAATQLFAERGMENVTFGDIARSARLSRPLVYFYFPDLETLFLEAVVVATSKLQQRFVHALRPSLKGLDQLMALGAAYVQFARDEPALFQLLAHRETKSNSAAKAEHPLEKECHARFSGIMDVLGATLRQGVADRSIRPDVGDPAQVAVCLWGLTHGLIQISTTQLPTIESKLGAAAAAGLPDFGLDLLRRSLAARTRRS; this is translated from the coding sequence ATGAAAAACCGGGCCACCACCACGCGCCGCGCCTCCCCGGACCGCGAAAAACGTCGGCAGGAAATCCTGCGCGCGGCCACCCAGCTCTTCGCCGAGCGGGGCATGGAAAACGTCACCTTCGGCGACATCGCCCGCTCCGCGCGGTTGAGCCGGCCGCTCGTGTATTTCTATTTTCCCGACCTCGAAACGCTCTTCCTCGAAGCGGTCGTCGTCGCCACCAGCAAGCTTCAGCAGCGTTTCGTCCACGCCTTGCGGCCGAGTCTGAAAGGCCTCGATCAACTCATGGCGCTCGGCGCCGCCTACGTGCAATTCGCGCGCGACGAACCGGCGCTCTTCCAGCTCTTGGCGCACCGCGAAACCAAATCCAACTCCGCCGCGAAGGCCGAGCACCCGCTCGAAAAGGAATGCCACGCTCGCTTCAGCGGCATCATGGACGTCCTCGGCGCCACCTTGCGCCAGGGCGTCGCCGACCGCTCGATCCGCCCCGATGTCGGCGATCCGGCGCAGGTCGCCGTGTGCCTCTGGGGCCTGACGCACGGCTTGATTCAAATCAGCACCACGCAGCTGCCCACGATTGAGAGCAAGCTCGGTGCCGCCGCCGCGGCCGGCCTGCCCGACTTCGGCCTGGACCTCCTCCGCCGCAGCCTCGCGGCGCGCACACGGCGTTCTTGA
- a CDS encoding TolC family protein — protein MFRPSASLTLLCLAPLVLGASEIPSWPAPPPAVDALVAEAFHSNLALAGESLEVERAAARLAEARSQFLPRVDLLARYSAADGGRTIDFPVGDLLNGAYATLNQFLATQGQPARFPSVANQSIPLLRSREQETKLRLTQPLYAPEITRGNAAARAGLAAREAQLTAYRRHLRAAVIEAFFRHEQATAAVATYRSALELVTESLRVNRVLVANDKATDDAVLRATAELATVQQQLADAEKDCALARSYANFLLNRPLATRIAPLDEAEAEHYAAELARAAVPALDAQSREEIAALSSARTAARATTEAAQSRQRPSLGLAVETGIQGESYRTGAGSNYTIGSVVLEWNLFDGSERHHRVAQARIDERQADRALQETRQQLDLQLQQARDEFSTARLALASAVARRDAARATYRLVARREAEGIANQLTVLDARHTLTSAELNFSITRARLAIAAAQLDRASALTPLP, from the coding sequence ATGTTTCGGCCGTCAGCCTCGCTCACTCTGCTCTGCCTTGCTCCGCTCGTCCTTGGCGCGAGCGAAATCCCGTCCTGGCCCGCGCCACCACCCGCCGTCGACGCGCTCGTCGCCGAGGCCTTTCACTCCAACCTCGCTCTTGCCGGCGAGTCGCTCGAGGTCGAGCGCGCGGCCGCCCGCCTCGCCGAAGCGCGCAGCCAGTTTCTCCCCCGCGTCGATCTGCTCGCCCGCTACAGCGCCGCCGACGGCGGCCGGACCATCGACTTCCCCGTCGGCGATCTGCTCAACGGCGCCTACGCCACCCTCAACCAGTTCCTCGCCACGCAAGGCCAGCCCGCGCGCTTCCCCTCCGTCGCCAACCAATCCATTCCGCTCCTCCGCTCGCGCGAGCAGGAAACCAAGCTGCGCCTCACTCAGCCCCTCTACGCACCGGAAATCACACGCGGCAACGCCGCCGCCCGCGCCGGACTCGCCGCCCGCGAAGCCCAGCTCACCGCCTATCGCCGCCACCTCCGCGCGGCGGTGATCGAAGCCTTTTTCCGCCACGAGCAGGCCACCGCCGCCGTCGCCACCTACCGCTCCGCACTCGAACTCGTCACCGAGTCGCTGCGCGTCAACCGCGTCCTCGTCGCCAACGACAAAGCCACCGACGACGCCGTCCTCCGCGCCACCGCCGAACTGGCGACCGTGCAACAGCAGCTGGCCGACGCGGAGAAGGACTGCGCCCTCGCCCGCAGCTACGCGAATTTCCTGCTCAACCGCCCGCTCGCCACGCGCATCGCCCCGCTCGACGAAGCGGAAGCCGAGCACTACGCCGCCGAGCTCGCCCGCGCCGCGGTGCCAGCCCTCGACGCGCAATCCCGCGAGGAAATCGCCGCGCTCTCCTCCGCCCGCACCGCCGCGCGCGCCACGACCGAGGCCGCCCAGTCTCGTCAGCGTCCTTCGCTCGGCCTCGCGGTCGAAACCGGCATTCAAGGCGAGTCCTACCGCACCGGCGCCGGCAGCAACTACACCATCGGCTCGGTCGTGCTCGAGTGGAACCTGTTCGACGGCTCCGAACGCCACCATCGCGTCGCGCAGGCACGCATCGACGAGCGGCAGGCCGACCGCGCCTTGCAGGAAACCCGCCAGCAGCTCGACCTCCAGCTCCAGCAGGCGCGCGACGAGTTCTCGACCGCCCGCCTCGCGCTCGCTTCCGCCGTCGCGCGTCGCGACGCCGCCCGCGCCACCTACCGCCTCGTGGCTCGCCGCGAGGCCGAGGGCATCGCCAACCAGCTCACCGTGCTCGACGCCCGTCACACCCTGACGTCCGCCGAACTCAATTTCTCCATCACCCGCGCCCGCCTTGCCATCGCCGCCGCGCAACTCGACCGCGCCTCGGCGCTCACGCCCCTCCCCTGA
- a CDS encoding efflux RND transporter periplasmic adaptor subunit codes for MSPRPSLLLALAFLASLAGCGRPPAPTTTALPPLVIEAAPAQLTTDAIPVEGTALVSRRAESTLSFKTGGLIATIPVRAGDTVHAGQTLAMLRLDEIDALVAQARTAEEKSRRDLARVQALQTERVATLENLQDARSALDAASAALRAAEFNRAHSVILAPADGRILRRLAEPDELAAPGRPILVFAGDTAGWIARLGVTEREIVRLHLGDRAEISWNGAAPVPATVAQIAESTDPATRTVEVELALDAAAPVGARSGFIVDARIFPQPLPTPRTTVPLAALVEGSEHHAHVFVIAADQKTVRRVPVEVEALRSDRAYLRTALPAGSRVATTGAEFLSDGRAVTVAGATP; via the coding sequence ATGTCGCCGCGTCCTTCCCTCCTCCTCGCCCTCGCGTTCCTCGCCAGCCTCGCCGGCTGCGGTCGCCCGCCCGCCCCGACTACCACCGCGCTGCCGCCCCTCGTGATCGAGGCCGCGCCCGCCCAACTCACCACCGATGCGATCCCCGTCGAAGGCACCGCGCTCGTCAGTCGTCGCGCGGAATCCACGCTCTCGTTCAAGACCGGTGGGCTCATCGCCACGATCCCCGTCCGCGCCGGCGACACTGTGCACGCGGGCCAGACGCTCGCCATGCTCCGTCTCGATGAGATCGACGCACTCGTCGCCCAAGCCCGCACCGCCGAGGAGAAATCCCGCCGCGATCTCGCGCGCGTTCAGGCGCTGCAAACCGAGCGCGTCGCAACTCTCGAAAACCTCCAGGACGCCCGCAGTGCGCTCGACGCCGCCTCGGCCGCGTTACGCGCCGCCGAGTTCAACCGCGCGCACTCCGTCATCCTCGCTCCGGCCGACGGCCGCATCCTCCGCCGTCTCGCCGAGCCGGACGAACTCGCCGCACCGGGCCGCCCGATCCTCGTCTTCGCGGGCGACACTGCCGGCTGGATCGCGCGCCTCGGCGTGACAGAGCGCGAAATCGTGCGCCTACATCTCGGCGACCGCGCCGAGATTTCCTGGAATGGCGCCGCGCCCGTGCCGGCGACCGTCGCGCAGATTGCCGAATCCACCGATCCCGCCACGCGAACCGTGGAAGTCGAACTGGCGCTCGACGCCGCCGCGCCCGTCGGCGCGCGCAGCGGTTTCATCGTCGACGCCCGCATCTTTCCCCAACCGCTGCCCACGCCGCGCACCACCGTGCCACTCGCCGCACTGGTGGAAGGGAGTGAGCACCACGCACACGTCTTCGTCATCGCGGCCGACCAAAAGACCGTGCGTCGCGTGCCAGTCGAGGTTGAGGCGCTGCGCAGCGACCGCGCCTACCTTCGGACTGCGCTCCCCGCGGGCAGCCGCGTCGCGACCACCGGTGCCGAATTCCTCTCCGACGGACGCGCTGTCACTGTGGCCGGAGCCACGCCCTAA
- a CDS encoding efflux RND transporter permease subunit, with amino-acid sequence MKLTDFSVRNYQFTIIVFLLLVAIGVVALQTIPRTEDPQLSFPGYHLVIVSPGANPTDLERLVARPLEDAIKELDDLTKLQSTIRDSVVYIEVEFKYGIDIDRKYDDLLRQVNQVRPTLPAGITDFEVKKEQTNHVAILQVALVSADASYARLQDLAETLRKRLELSPGVGKVEKWAYPEKQIRVTLDLDKVAQLQLSISRITDAIGAANVNIPGGTVETGGRRFTVKTSGSYASLADIGETPVAGSGTAVVRLRDIAAISWDYEDHEHLGRFKGERAVFVTVQAQKGQNTFDVTAGMKPVLTAFRATLPGDVRLEEGFEQAQNIERRLGRLRTDLLVAIGLVALTVAPLGFRAALIVMISIPLSLAMGVAALQWFGHTLNQLSIVGFVIALGLLVDDSIVVVENIARFRRAGYAPQEAAIQATNQIAVAVLGTTATLLFAFLPLLLLPGGPGLFIRALPLAVEVTVLASLGVALTIVPFLASRFLAAHEDAEGNWLLRALQRAIHVTYRPVLHWAMQHRAATLAGVATLFAASLALLPVIGFSLFPKSGTPQFIINLEAPEGAGLAATDRIARQVEDALRTTPEIDWWFTNVGHGNPFIYYNFSPAQQKPNLGEIYAQVKPEFASDQRTPVILAGLRRKLAGIAGAQILVREFEQGPPIEAPIAVRVFGEDLDRLAALAADVETVLRRTPGTENIGNPVRMRRTDLHVRIDRSAAALLGVPDAEIDRAVRLALAGLKVARFRDDDADEYNIQLALPRGQHADLSRWPKIQVQTASGAFVPLAQVATLEFDSAPAVILRYLRERCVIVTAYVRDGYNVGKTTELVAAELAKRDWPAGYRFEFGGEVASRKESFGGLGSAILIAVFGILAILVLEFRSFRGTFIVASIIPLGVIGGIVALWLAGYSLSFTATVGFVALIGIEIKNSILLVDFTNQLRAQGVPLREAIEQAGEVRFLPVVLTTLTALGALVPLAVQGAGLYSPLAVVIIGGLLSSLLLSRVVTPVLYSLMPPPGPETETAPAKPSPNPAL; translated from the coding sequence ATGAAACTGACGGACTTCTCCGTTCGGAACTACCAGTTCACGATCATCGTGTTTCTGCTCCTCGTCGCCATCGGCGTTGTCGCGCTCCAAACCATCCCGCGCACCGAGGACCCGCAACTTTCGTTCCCCGGCTATCACCTCGTGATCGTGAGCCCGGGCGCCAATCCCACCGACCTCGAGCGCCTCGTCGCCCGTCCGCTCGAGGACGCGATCAAGGAGCTCGATGACCTGACCAAGCTCCAGAGCACCATCCGCGACAGCGTCGTCTACATCGAGGTGGAGTTCAAATACGGCATCGATATCGACCGCAAATACGACGACCTGCTGCGGCAGGTGAACCAAGTGCGGCCGACGCTGCCGGCCGGCATCACCGATTTCGAGGTGAAGAAAGAGCAGACGAACCACGTCGCGATTCTGCAAGTCGCGCTCGTCTCCGCCGACGCCAGCTACGCGCGGCTCCAAGACCTCGCCGAGACGCTCCGCAAGCGCCTCGAACTCTCACCGGGCGTCGGCAAAGTCGAGAAATGGGCTTATCCGGAAAAGCAAATCCGCGTCACGCTCGACCTCGATAAAGTCGCGCAGTTGCAGCTCTCCATCTCGCGCATCACCGACGCGATCGGCGCCGCCAACGTGAATATCCCCGGCGGCACCGTCGAGACCGGCGGCCGCCGTTTCACGGTGAAAACCAGCGGCAGCTACGCCTCGCTCGCCGACATCGGCGAAACGCCCGTCGCGGGCAGCGGCACGGCCGTCGTCCGCCTCCGCGACATCGCCGCGATCAGCTGGGACTACGAGGACCACGAGCACCTCGGTCGGTTCAAGGGCGAGCGCGCCGTCTTCGTCACTGTGCAGGCGCAAAAGGGCCAGAACACCTTCGACGTCACCGCCGGCATGAAGCCCGTCCTCACCGCCTTCCGCGCCACCCTGCCCGGCGACGTGCGACTTGAAGAAGGCTTCGAGCAGGCACAGAACATCGAGCGCCGTCTCGGTCGCCTGCGCACGGACCTGCTGGTGGCGATCGGACTGGTCGCGCTCACCGTCGCGCCGCTCGGATTCCGGGCCGCACTGATCGTGATGATCTCGATCCCGCTGTCGCTCGCGATGGGCGTCGCCGCGCTGCAATGGTTCGGCCACACGCTCAACCAGCTCTCGATCGTCGGCTTTGTCATCGCGCTCGGCCTGCTCGTCGACGACTCCATCGTCGTCGTGGAGAATATCGCGCGCTTCCGCCGCGCCGGCTACGCGCCGCAAGAAGCCGCGATTCAAGCCACCAACCAGATCGCCGTGGCCGTCCTCGGCACCACGGCGACGTTGTTGTTCGCGTTCCTGCCGCTGCTCCTGCTCCCTGGCGGACCCGGGCTGTTCATCCGCGCCCTGCCGCTCGCCGTTGAAGTCACCGTGCTCGCCTCGCTCGGCGTCGCGCTCACCATCGTGCCGTTCCTCGCCAGCCGTTTTCTCGCCGCCCACGAGGACGCGGAGGGCAACTGGCTGCTGCGCGCGCTGCAACGCGCCATCCACGTCACCTACCGGCCGGTCCTGCATTGGGCGATGCAACACCGTGCGGCCACTCTCGCCGGCGTCGCCACGCTGTTCGCCGCCTCGCTCGCCCTGCTGCCGGTGATCGGCTTCAGTCTCTTCCCGAAATCCGGCACGCCGCAGTTCATCATCAATCTCGAGGCCCCCGAGGGCGCCGGTCTCGCCGCGACCGACCGCATCGCGCGCCAAGTCGAAGACGCCCTCCGCACCACGCCGGAGATCGATTGGTGGTTCACCAACGTCGGACACGGCAATCCGTTCATCTACTACAACTTTTCCCCCGCACAGCAGAAGCCGAACCTCGGCGAAATCTACGCGCAAGTGAAACCCGAGTTCGCCAGCGATCAGCGCACTCCGGTTATCCTTGCCGGCCTGCGCCGGAAACTCGCCGGCATCGCCGGCGCGCAGATTCTCGTGCGCGAATTCGAACAGGGACCGCCGATCGAGGCCCCCATCGCCGTGCGCGTCTTCGGCGAAGATCTCGACCGCCTCGCCGCGCTCGCCGCCGACGTCGAAACCGTCCTGCGCCGCACGCCCGGCACCGAGAATATCGGCAACCCGGTGCGCATGCGTCGCACGGACCTGCACGTCCGCATTGATCGTTCCGCCGCCGCACTCCTCGGCGTGCCGGACGCGGAGATCGACCGCGCCGTGCGTCTCGCGCTCGCCGGGCTCAAGGTCGCCCGCTTCCGCGATGACGATGCCGACGAATACAACATCCAGCTCGCCCTCCCCCGCGGCCAGCACGCCGATCTCTCGCGCTGGCCGAAAATCCAGGTGCAGACCGCGAGCGGCGCCTTCGTTCCGCTCGCCCAGGTCGCCACGCTCGAATTCGACTCCGCGCCCGCCGTCATCCTCCGTTACCTGCGCGAACGCTGCGTCATCGTCACCGCCTACGTGCGCGACGGCTACAACGTCGGCAAAACCACCGAGCTCGTCGCCGCGGAACTGGCGAAACGCGACTGGCCGGCCGGTTACCGCTTCGAGTTCGGCGGTGAAGTCGCGAGCCGCAAGGAAAGCTTCGGCGGCCTCGGTTCCGCGATCCTCATCGCGGTTTTCGGCATCCTCGCGATTCTTGTCCTCGAGTTTCGCAGCTTCCGCGGCACCTTCATCGTCGCGTCGATCATCCCGCTCGGCGTGATCGGCGGCATCGTCGCGCTGTGGCTCGCCGGCTATTCGCTCTCGTTCACCGCCACCGTCGGCTTCGTCGCACTCATCGGCATCGAGATCAAGAACTCGATCCTGCTCGTCGACTTCACCAACCAGCTCCGCGCCCAAGGCGTGCCGTTGCGCGAGGCGATCGAGCAAGCCGGCGAAGTGCGTTTCCTGCCCGTCGTGCTGACCACGCTCACCGCCCTCGGCGCGCTCGTGCCGCTCGCCGTCCAAGGCGCCGGACTCTACTCGCCGCTCGCCGTCGTCATTATCGGCGGACTGCTCAGTTCGCTGCTCCTGTCGCGCGTCGTCACACCCGTGCTCTACAGCCTCATGCCGCCGCCCGGCCCGGAAACGGAAACCGCTCCCGCCAAGCCGTCCCCGAATCCCGCGCTGTAA
- a CDS encoding helicase, whose amino-acid sequence MQFSLATRTASLSVGEFSDFALGPREAGGGGSAGIWRAQLGQHWHNELRAQTERAHTRDGALAPDVAFEVSIEGRVAHRGWTITLGGRIDQLVGSTLREIKTVTRPLPADEAELRADYGPYFLQLATYVVLARTTPNSPLPALRRSPPLRAELIFVEAGSGLSQTLTLTAFDEALVTHQLDAVVEFLELQSRAAERRHRLNFRSPFPSLRPGQETIHADLAAAFARSPVVLLEAPTGYGKTGCALEFALGELRAAHYDRLIWLTGKSTGQLQVVETLRRMTHPLPGPCNLIGYNANFTPERAGDNCNLLGYNAPLAYWQVRNKGEHCVNVEFHCVRDNCGYLAGAEERWPASGLARFHRDPTQARDLDTLRAAGREALICPYEITRTALAFNDVWIGDYNYVFAPDNRGLFFEQPGFNAARTLLIVDEAHNLPSRVADAYSHTAHDGDVRALLAELDHQRAPTPLLLAVETWARTLASVSPCEILDGALEADVRDALDRLAELVTTLPLDYAALGPHHSETLWQFAKLNDFLHDTRLRRLLWSRREGELEFTCVDATEAIGESLGAFGGALLMSATLAPFDQFAASCGIGTCGSELARNCSSVVSKLAPTNYTALRAPAPWRHGAYDVAVDLRVATTLRERTANYQTTATTIEQLFGTAGRAVVVFFPSYAYAETIQRTLGQIGSVVRVSLQPKLPDLAAQAAWVEENLALSDALFLVLGSSFAESIDLLGGRVSHAMVVGPALPEVNAVQRARLDAFSALGRDAAFRRVYQIPGLQKVNQALGRLVRGPGHRAKILLHCRRFAEPSYAALLDAECQQYRELATAADLDAWLRGE is encoded by the coding sequence ATGCAATTCTCCCTCGCCACCCGGACCGCCAGCCTGAGCGTGGGCGAATTCTCGGACTTCGCACTCGGGCCGCGCGAGGCCGGCGGCGGCGGATCCGCCGGCATCTGGCGCGCCCAACTCGGCCAGCACTGGCACAACGAGCTCCGCGCTCAGACCGAGCGCGCCCACACCCGCGACGGCGCCCTCGCACCCGACGTCGCTTTTGAGGTCTCCATCGAAGGCCGCGTCGCCCACCGCGGTTGGACCATCACCCTCGGCGGTCGCATCGACCAGCTCGTCGGCTCGACGCTGCGGGAAATCAAAACCGTCACGCGCCCGCTCCCCGCCGACGAAGCCGAACTGCGCGCCGACTACGGTCCCTATTTCCTCCAGCTCGCCACCTACGTCGTTCTCGCCCGGACCACTCCCAACTCCCCGCTCCCCGCTCTGCGTCGCTCGCCGCCCCTCCGCGCCGAACTCATCTTCGTCGAAGCCGGCTCCGGCCTCTCGCAAACCCTCACGCTCACCGCCTTCGACGAGGCGCTCGTCACGCATCAGCTCGACGCCGTCGTCGAATTCCTCGAACTGCAAAGCCGTGCCGCCGAGCGCCGCCACCGGCTGAATTTCCGTTCGCCCTTCCCCTCGCTCCGCCCCGGCCAGGAGACGATCCACGCCGATCTCGCCGCCGCCTTTGCCCGCTCGCCCGTCGTCCTGCTCGAAGCTCCCACCGGCTACGGCAAGACCGGTTGCGCCCTCGAGTTCGCCCTCGGCGAGCTCCGCGCCGCGCACTACGACCGCCTGATCTGGCTCACCGGCAAATCCACCGGCCAGCTCCAAGTCGTCGAAACCCTGCGCCGCATGACGCATCCCCTCCCCGGCCCTTGTAACCTAATAGGTTACAATGCCAACTTCACTCCCGAGCGAGCCGGCGACAATTGTAACCTATTAGGTTACAATGCGCCGCTCGCTTACTGGCAGGTGCGCAACAAGGGCGAGCATTGCGTGAACGTCGAATTCCACTGCGTGCGCGACAACTGCGGCTACCTCGCCGGCGCCGAGGAGCGCTGGCCCGCGAGCGGCCTCGCCCGCTTCCACCGCGATCCGACGCAAGCGCGCGATCTCGACACTCTGCGTGCGGCCGGACGCGAGGCTTTGATCTGCCCCTACGAGATCACGCGCACCGCGCTCGCCTTCAACGACGTCTGGATCGGCGACTACAACTACGTCTTCGCGCCCGACAACCGCGGCCTCTTCTTCGAACAACCGGGCTTCAACGCCGCGCGCACGCTGCTCATCGTCGACGAAGCGCACAACCTGCCCTCGCGCGTCGCCGACGCGTATTCGCACACCGCCCATGACGGCGACGTGCGCGCGCTCCTCGCCGAACTCGACCACCAACGCGCGCCGACTCCGCTGCTGCTCGCCGTCGAAACCTGGGCCCGCACGCTCGCGAGCGTTTCACCCTGCGAAATCCTCGACGGCGCGCTCGAAGCCGACGTGCGCGACGCGCTCGACCGGCTCGCCGAACTCGTCACCACGCTCCCGCTCGACTACGCCGCGCTCGGCCCGCACCACAGTGAGACGCTCTGGCAGTTCGCCAAGCTGAACGATTTTCTCCACGACACCCGGCTCCGGCGCCTGCTCTGGTCGCGGCGCGAGGGAGAGCTCGAGTTCACCTGCGTCGATGCCACCGAGGCCATCGGCGAATCGCTCGGCGCTTTCGGCGGTGCGCTGCTCATGTCGGCCACGCTTGCGCCGTTCGATCAATTCGCGGCGTCATGCGGGATCGGCACCTGTGGGAGCGAGCTTGCTCGCAACTGCTCCTCGGTCGTGAGCAAGCTCGCTCCCACAAATTACACCGCGCTCCGCGCGCCCGCGCCGTGGCGCCACGGCGCCTACGACGTCGCGGTCGACCTGCGCGTAGCCACGACACTGCGCGAGCGCACGGCGAACTACCAAACGACCGCCACGACGATCGAGCAGCTCTTCGGCACCGCCGGCCGCGCCGTGGTCGTGTTCTTCCCTTCCTACGCCTACGCCGAGACCATCCAGCGCACGCTCGGGCAAATCGGCTCCGTCGTGCGCGTGTCGCTGCAACCCAAGCTCCCCGACCTCGCCGCCCAAGCGGCCTGGGTCGAGGAAAACCTCGCGCTCTCCGACGCGCTGTTTCTCGTGCTCGGCAGCAGCTTTGCCGAGAGCATCGACCTGCTCGGCGGACGCGTCTCGCATGCCATGGTCGTCGGCCCGGCGCTGCCGGAAGTGAATGCCGTGCAACGCGCGCGCCTCGATGCCTTCAGCGCGCTCGGCCGCGACGCGGCGTTTCGCCGCGTCTATCAAATCCCGGGCCTGCAAAAAGTGAACCAAGCCCTCGGCCGCCTCGTGCGCGGCCCCGGCCATCGCGCGAAAATCCTTCTGCACTGCCGCCGCTTCGCCGAGCCGAGCTACGCCGCGCTCCTCGACGCCGAGTGCCAACAGTATCGCGAGCTCGCCACCGCCGCCGATCTGGACGCCTGGCTGCGCGGCGAGTGA
- a CDS encoding ABC transporter ATP-binding protein, whose protein sequence is MNLIETDRLTRRYWRTEAVHEISLAVPEGSVCALLGPNGAGKTTTLKMLMNLLAPTSGSARVLGVDSRQLGEREFQQIGYVSENQQQPMWMTVRQLLDYCRPFYPTWDAALERQLLADFELPPERKLAHLSRGMLMKAVLLSSLAYRPRLLVLDEPFTGLDPLARHDFVSGLIEAARLGEWTVLVSSHDIDDVERLVDRTAVIDGGRLVLQEATETLAQRFRRVEVTLDGAAPSGAAPLPAWWDFEQRGPRVQFVDSAFDTAATERACRERFPSGSVTAHPMTLKEIFIALARHGRRAGKGAAA, encoded by the coding sequence ATGAACCTGATCGAAACCGACCGACTGACGCGCCGCTACTGGCGCACCGAGGCCGTCCACGAGATTTCCCTCGCCGTGCCCGAGGGCAGCGTATGCGCGCTGCTCGGCCCGAACGGCGCGGGCAAGACCACGACGCTGAAAATGCTCATGAACCTGCTGGCGCCCACGTCGGGCAGCGCGCGCGTGCTCGGCGTCGACTCGCGCCAGCTCGGCGAACGCGAGTTCCAGCAGATCGGCTACGTCTCGGAAAACCAGCAGCAGCCGATGTGGATGACGGTGCGGCAGCTGCTGGACTATTGCCGGCCGTTTTATCCGACGTGGGACGCGGCGCTCGAGAGACAGCTGCTCGCGGACTTCGAACTCCCGCCGGAACGCAAACTCGCGCACCTCTCGCGCGGCATGCTCATGAAGGCCGTGTTGCTCTCCTCGCTGGCGTATCGCCCGCGGCTGCTGGTGCTCGACGAGCCGTTCACCGGCCTCGACCCGCTGGCGCGGCACGACTTCGTCTCCGGCTTGATCGAAGCCGCGCGACTCGGCGAATGGACCGTGTTGGTCTCGTCCCACGACATCGACGACGTCGAGCGGCTCGTCGATCGCACGGCGGTGATCGACGGCGGCCGGCTGGTTTTGCAGGAAGCCACCGAAACCCTCGCGCAACGCTTCCGCCGCGTGGAAGTGACGCTCGACGGCGCGGCCCCGTCCGGCGCGGCGCCGTTGCCGGCGTGGTGGGATTTCGAGCAGCGCGGGCCGCGCGTGCAGTTCGTGGACAGTGCGTTTGACACGGCGGCGACGGAGCGCGCCTGCCGCGAGCGCTTTCCGTCTGGCAGCGTCACGGCGCATCCGATGACGCTGAAGGAAATCTTCATCGCCCTCGCGCGGCACGGCCGGCGCGCCGGGAAAGGAGCCGCAGCGTGA
- a CDS encoding GntR family transcriptional regulator produces MLAFPVELKPGLPITEQVLFAVKKAVVAGQLKPGEPFPSVRVLSQELRINPNTAHKIIATLVAEGVLVTTPAVGSIVAERGATDRAAKAELLGDELERVVVEAKKLGLTLDEVQGGLAAHWKKLGRK; encoded by the coding sequence ATGCTTGCCTTCCCGGTCGAACTGAAGCCTGGCCTGCCCATCACGGAGCAGGTGCTCTTCGCCGTGAAGAAGGCGGTCGTCGCGGGCCAGCTGAAGCCCGGTGAACCGTTTCCGTCGGTGCGCGTGCTGAGCCAGGAGCTGCGCATCAATCCGAACACCGCGCACAAGATCATTGCGACGCTCGTTGCCGAAGGCGTGTTGGTGACGACTCCTGCGGTCGGGAGCATTGTGGCGGAGCGCGGCGCGACCGATCGCGCCGCGAAGGCGGAGCTGCTCGGCGACGAGCTCGAACGCGTCGTCGTGGAGGCGAAGAAACTCGGCCTGACGCTCGACGAAGTGCAGGGCGGCCTCGCTGCGCACTGGAAGAAACTGGGCCGGAAATGA